A single window of Solanum dulcamara chromosome 5, daSolDulc1.2, whole genome shotgun sequence DNA harbors:
- the LOC129890534 gene encoding uncharacterized protein LOC129890534, with protein MDWDATLKQRMNQINELNEFHLNAYKRAALYKERIKKYHYQKNEKSTFAPGDLVLLFNSRMCLFPSKLKSKWLGLLQGSQVFPHGAVELEKKDGMKFKVNGQRIKEYIGTEDEIKIVEAWKLSEF; from the coding sequence ATGGATTGGGACGCCACATTAAAGcaaaggatgaatcaaataaatgagCTTAATGAGTTtcatttaaatgcatataagaGAGCAGCCTTGTACAAAGAGCGAATAAAGAAGTATCACTACCAAAAGAATGAAAAGAGCACATTTGCACCTGGAGATCTAGTCCTTCttttcaactcaaggatgtgttTATTTCCTAGCAAACTCAAGTCAAAGTGGTTAGGACTACTCCAAGGGAGTCAAGTTTTTCCGCATGGTGCAGTTGAGCTAGAAAAGAAGGATGGAATGAAATTCAAAGTTAATGGTCAAAGGATCAAAGAATACATTGGCACAGAGGATGAGATCAAAATTGTGGAAGCATGGAAGCTTAGTGAATTCTGA